The following proteins are co-located in the Desulfobacterales bacterium genome:
- a CDS encoding four helix bundle protein, with translation MFCIQIEIAIGIGIEKNMTLGHEKLDVYRLSIGYVAWVYEKADSLNGVHRFARDQWLLASQSIPLNIAEGNGKTAEADRRRYFEIARGSALECAAIQDVLVVGKALDKMESRNRKDELDRMAAMLSRLGGRGYQVREDQEVYSVDFDPDSDFDPDFDPDSEENESQP, from the coding sequence TTGTTCTGTATCCAAATCGAAATCGCTATCGGGATCGGGATCGAAAAAAATATGACCCTTGGACACGAAAAACTGGACGTCTATCGCCTTTCAATAGGCTACGTTGCATGGGTTTACGAGAAGGCCGACAGCCTGAACGGAGTCCATCGGTTCGCCCGGGATCAATGGCTTCTGGCCAGCCAGTCGATACCGCTCAATATCGCCGAAGGTAATGGCAAGACCGCGGAAGCCGACCGAAGGCGTTACTTCGAAATCGCTCGTGGCTCCGCGCTTGAGTGCGCGGCGATTCAAGATGTGCTGGTTGTCGGCAAGGCGCTGGACAAGATGGAAAGCCGGAACCGCAAGGATGAACTCGACCGTATGGCCGCGATGCTCAGCCGTCTCGGCGGAAGAGGATACCAAGTTCGAGAGGATCAGGAAGTCTACAGTGTCGATTTCGATCCCGATAGCGATTTCGATCCCGATTTCGATCCCGATAGCGAAGAAAACGAATCCCAACCTTAG
- a CDS encoding ATP-grasp domain-containing protein — MTDEKKVLFLCDASDFDVVMESFADHPKYHLTVETFEKILRFGVKGYLDETIERIHNNPEMYDGIVGTHDSSAIIAAIIAQETGKRFASVDAVINCQNKYLCRRIQKQVVPEHAPQYAIALDYLRNPDRLQTPFFIKPARSNISFGTHKVEHPQALENYITRESIDIARYNQYYLDALSHRPSYQHAMNIATCNSFLCEDFIEGTQVTVDGYIFDGEINFFGVTKAYYYPGTNSFFYHAFPHQFSADLEEKIQNALMLLIPAVGIDNSFFNVELRADEANNTFKIIEINSRIAFQFAKTIEAVRGFDPLHLLCDVAVGEKPDMSMVNENRFKYCYNFELHHFSDARILQTPTQSAYEEIRLKYPEVHIRNLIHESLNLSDFKHNPDSFRYGVVDVPGNSHEEIMEKYEDVVSMLGYKFAALDSTMIDPAIWDFPGTPPRHTQGEGNELAAQPPLDE; from the coding sequence ATGACTGACGAAAAAAAAGTACTGTTTCTCTGCGACGCAAGCGACTTTGATGTCGTGATGGAGAGCTTTGCAGATCATCCAAAATACCATCTGACCGTGGAGACGTTTGAAAAAATTCTCCGGTTCGGGGTCAAGGGATATCTGGATGAAACCATCGAGCGCATCCACAACAATCCGGAGATGTATGACGGTATTGTGGGCACCCATGATTCAAGCGCCATCATCGCCGCCATCATCGCCCAGGAAACCGGCAAGCGATTCGCCTCCGTCGATGCGGTCATCAACTGCCAGAACAAGTATCTGTGCCGCCGCATTCAAAAACAGGTGGTACCCGAGCATGCCCCGCAGTACGCCATTGCCCTGGATTATCTGCGGAATCCGGACCGGCTGCAAACTCCGTTTTTCATTAAACCCGCCCGGTCCAACATCTCCTTCGGCACCCACAAGGTGGAACATCCGCAAGCCCTCGAGAACTATATCACCCGGGAAAGCATTGATATCGCCCGGTATAACCAGTATTATCTGGATGCCTTATCCCATCGCCCCTCTTACCAGCACGCAATGAATATCGCCACCTGCAACAGTTTTCTCTGCGAGGACTTTATCGAGGGTACCCAGGTCACTGTTGACGGTTATATATTTGACGGGGAGATCAACTTTTTCGGCGTGACCAAGGCTTATTATTATCCCGGGACCAACAGCTTCTTCTACCATGCATTTCCTCACCAGTTTAGCGCGGATCTGGAAGAAAAAATTCAAAACGCCTTAATGCTGCTGATTCCCGCGGTGGGTATCGACAACAGTTTCTTTAATGTCGAACTTCGGGCGGATGAAGCCAACAATACGTTTAAAATCATTGAGATCAACAGCCGGATTGCCTTTCAGTTTGCCAAGACCATCGAGGCTGTCCGGGGCTTTGATCCCCTGCATCTGCTCTGCGACGTAGCAGTCGGCGAAAAGCCCGACATGAGCATGGTGAATGAAAACCGGTTTAAATACTGCTACAATTTTGAGTTGCATCATTTCTCCGATGCCAGAATCCTTCAGACCCCGACCCAGAGCGCCTATGAAGAGATCCGGCTTAAATATCCGGAAGTCCATATCCGTAATCTGATCCATGAAAGCCTTAACCTGTCGGATTTCAAGCATAACCCGGATAGTTTCCGATACGGGGTGGTTGATGTGCCGGGAAACAGCCACGAGGAAATCATGGAGAAATATGAAGATGTTGTCTCTATGCTCGGCTATAAATTCGCCGCCCTTGATTCAACAATGATTGATCCCGCAATCTGGGATTTCCCCGGCACACCGCCCCGGCACACCCAGGGCGAAGGCAATGAACTGGCCGCCCAGCCGCCTTTGGATGAGTGA
- a CDS encoding amidohydrolase family protein has product MHTVLKGMTLIDGTGRIIEDAILVWKDQHIVAVGAKTQIEQPADAIVYNLEGKFVIPGLIDTHIHLDMHGMADTYHESLVEDKLRTIRATIEMGNTIRAGITTVRNAGSANYIDIAVRKAVEEDLIVGPRILASGKIICMHSAGNEYFEGLYYEADGVDENRKAAREQLKQGADLLKVMATGAIMNPGSVPGAPQLDEDEIRAVVQEGRKVGKHTAAHAHGAKGIKNAVAAGVRTIEHGTLADAEALQMMLEKGVFLTSTLSSNFWMLNARSRKEVPQFMSEKAEEVAKIRRENLHRAIDMGVKVMMGTDAGTPYNFHGRNGMELVQYVKYGVMDEMDALIASTRTAADGIGLLDQIGTLEKDKYADCVVLRENPLENIESIASLENIYLVFKEGALISGEVDTNQWSPASPLGPK; this is encoded by the coding sequence ATGCATACGGTTCTAAAGGGCATGACCCTGATCGATGGGACGGGCCGGATAATCGAAGATGCGATCCTTGTCTGGAAAGACCAGCATATTGTGGCGGTTGGCGCAAAAACCCAGATTGAGCAACCGGCGGATGCCATTGTGTATAATCTGGAGGGCAAATTTGTCATTCCCGGCCTGATTGACACCCATATCCATCTGGATATGCACGGTATGGCGGACACCTACCATGAAAGTTTGGTGGAGGACAAACTACGGACCATCCGGGCGACAATTGAGATGGGCAATACCATTCGTGCCGGCATTACAACGGTCAGGAACGCCGGCTCCGCCAATTATATTGATATCGCCGTGCGGAAGGCTGTTGAAGAAGATCTGATTGTAGGGCCCCGGATTCTTGCCAGCGGAAAAATCATCTGCATGCATTCTGCCGGCAATGAATACTTTGAGGGCCTTTACTATGAGGCGGACGGGGTGGATGAAAACCGCAAGGCCGCCCGGGAGCAGCTCAAACAGGGGGCGGACCTGTTAAAAGTGATGGCCACCGGGGCGATCATGAACCCGGGCAGTGTACCCGGCGCCCCGCAACTGGATGAGGATGAAATCCGCGCCGTGGTACAGGAAGGCAGAAAGGTGGGCAAGCACACCGCCGCCCATGCCCACGGCGCCAAAGGCATTAAAAATGCGGTTGCCGCCGGCGTGCGGACGATTGAACACGGCACCCTGGCAGACGCGGAGGCGCTTCAGATGATGCTGGAAAAAGGCGTGTTTTTGACCTCCACGTTGAGTTCAAACTTCTGGATGCTCAATGCCCGGTCGAGAAAAGAAGTGCCCCAATTTATGTCCGAAAAAGCCGAAGAGGTCGCCAAAATCCGCCGGGAAAACCTGCATCGGGCGATTGACATGGGGGTCAAAGTCATGATGGGAACAGATGCCGGCACCCCCTATAATTTTCACGGCAGAAATGGCATGGAGCTGGTCCAGTATGTCAAGTACGGGGTGATGGATGAAATGGACGCCCTTATCGCCTCTACCCGGACCGCAGCTGACGGCATCGGGCTCTTGGATCAGATCGGCACACTGGAGAAAGACAAATATGCCGACTGTGTGGTACTTAGAGAAAACCCCCTTGAAAATATCGAATCCATTGCCTCTCTGGAAAACATCTACCTGGTTTTCAAGGAAGGCGCCCTCATCAGCGGGGAGGTCGATACCAATCAGTGGTCGCCCGCCTCGCCTTTAGGACCGAAATAG
- a CDS encoding MASE3 domain-containing protein: MTQKLPKPSFWSSYVFGGALLLGIYLTSLHSYILFHSVAETFSILVSFSIFLFALNTLDFVHARYFFVLGTAYLFVGGFDFLHMMTYHGMGVFAIEGPNIATQTWIIARYLESLSLLSLPFVINRRINPVLIISLYSVISVFLFLLVFVYQVFPDAYIEGRGLTPFKIASEYLICVILAGAAVMFYRRRHELHMVIYRLLMVAIGFTIAQELAFTLYTDVYGPANMLGHLFKIISFYLVYRAVLAHGLLRPYRSIFRELDASKAALEQHNRELEYRVAERTRALEASNRQLKYLSQKLMSAEEDERRRIARDLHDSIGQSLSAIKVHVENTLSDIGGRLQADDRMRLKNLVPMIKTAITDVKRIIRNLRPSVLDELGLVATINWICREFNALYPDVKIEKKLEIDDHQVPDGVKTPIFRLLQEALNNIGKHSGASRIEIALRRRDGQIYFEIQDDGSGFDPENACQNGAHGSGFGLTGMRERTEICGASFGIESSPGQGTRIAARWPLDLVQQSN; encoded by the coding sequence ATGACACAAAAACTTCCCAAACCTTCATTCTGGTCGTCCTACGTTTTCGGCGGTGCATTGCTGCTGGGCATCTACCTGACCAGTTTGCACTCCTACATCCTGTTTCATAGTGTGGCGGAAACCTTCAGCATCCTGGTATCCTTTTCCATCTTCCTGTTTGCACTAAACACCCTTGATTTTGTCCATGCCCGCTATTTTTTTGTTTTGGGGACGGCCTATTTATTTGTCGGTGGATTCGATTTTCTGCACATGATGACCTATCACGGGATGGGGGTTTTTGCCATTGAAGGACCTAATATTGCTACCCAGACCTGGATTATCGCCCGCTATTTGGAAAGCCTGTCGCTTCTGAGCCTGCCGTTTGTGATCAACCGGCGGATTAATCCGGTGCTTATTATCAGCCTATATTCGGTAATTTCCGTTTTCCTTTTTCTGTTGGTTTTCGTTTATCAAGTATTTCCGGATGCCTATATTGAAGGCCGGGGGTTGACGCCTTTTAAAATTGCCAGCGAATACCTGATATGCGTGATCCTTGCCGGCGCCGCGGTCATGTTCTACCGCAGGCGGCATGAACTTCACATGGTAATATACCGGCTGCTGATGGTGGCCATCGGATTTACCATTGCCCAGGAGCTGGCCTTTACCCTTTATACGGATGTATACGGGCCGGCCAACATGCTGGGGCATCTGTTTAAGATCATATCCTTCTATCTGGTCTATCGGGCGGTGCTGGCGCACGGGCTTCTCCGGCCTTACAGAAGCATTTTCAGGGAGCTCGATGCGAGCAAGGCAGCCCTGGAACAGCACAACCGGGAGCTGGAATACCGGGTCGCCGAACGGACCCGGGCCCTTGAGGCCAGCAATCGACAGTTAAAATATCTGTCCCAAAAGCTGATGAGCGCCGAAGAAGATGAACGGCGGCGTATCGCCCGGGATCTGCATGACAGCATCGGCCAGTCCTTAAGCGCCATTAAGGTGCATGTGGAGAACACCCTGAGCGACATCGGCGGCCGGCTCCAGGCGGATGATCGGATGCGCCTCAAAAACCTGGTTCCGATGATCAAAACCGCCATTACAGATGTCAAGCGTATCATCCGCAATCTCCGGCCCTCGGTTTTGGATGAATTGGGGCTTGTGGCGACCATCAACTGGATTTGCCGGGAGTTTAATGCCTTATACCCGGATGTCAAGATAGAAAAAAAACTGGAAATAGATGACCATCAGGTGCCGGATGGGGTAAAAACGCCCATTTTTCGCCTGCTGCAGGAGGCTTTGAACAATATCGGCAAACACAGCGGGGCGAGCCGCATTGAGATTGCCCTGCGCCGCCGGGATGGGCAGATATATTTTGAGATTCAGGATGACGGCTCCGGTTTTGATCCTGAGAATGCCTGTCAAAACGGTGCGCATGGCTCCGGCTTTGGCTTGACTGGCATGCGGGAGCGCACGGAGATTTGCGGGGCGTCGTTCGGGATTGAATCCAGCCCGGGGCAGGGTACGCGAATCGCCGCAAGATGGCCGCTCGATTTGGTTCAGCAAAGCAATTAG
- a CDS encoding AMP-binding protein — MTRQFDTTKTCIGDIVDHNARELGEHIALAYYEYGFQQTFKEFQETCNQVAKGLMALGVERYDHIAMWANNVPEWIYTQFGSAKMGAVMVTVNTNFKAFELEYLLHQSDANTLILVDGVREKDEYIKIVHQVCPEIKDCAPGELNAEKAPYLKNIVHLGEEKIPGMYNWNDLLELGQKVSDAELAERSKSLEPEDVIMMQYTSGTTGYPKGVMLTHGNLIGNAQSMAEIMALTPADTLCIPVPLFHCFGCVIGTMCCTVSGAAMAPITAFKPDVVMEAVDALKCTALHGVPTMFIADLEEMEKKSYDTAALRTGVMAGSTCPVEVMNGVISKMGAEELTIVYGQTESSPGITQTRRDDSMNIRTETVGRALPNVEVKIADTATGETLPPGETGELCSRGYHIMKGYYKMPEKTAEAIDEDGWLHTGDLASMDEEGNCTIQGRLKDMIIRGGENIYPREIEEFFYTHPQVKDAQVVGVPSKKYGEEVAAFIQVKNGSSISEDDIRSFCKENIAYYKIPRFIYFVDEFPTTASGKIQKFKLREIATHDMN, encoded by the coding sequence ATGACCCGGCAATTTGACACAACCAAAACCTGTATCGGCGATATCGTCGACCACAATGCCCGGGAACTGGGCGAACATATTGCGCTGGCCTATTATGAGTACGGCTTTCAGCAGACATTCAAAGAATTTCAGGAAACCTGTAACCAGGTCGCCAAGGGCCTGATGGCTTTAGGCGTAGAGCGGTACGACCATATCGCCATGTGGGCCAATAATGTCCCGGAATGGATCTACACGCAGTTCGGCAGCGCCAAAATGGGCGCTGTGATGGTGACGGTGAACACCAATTTCAAGGCATTTGAACTCGAGTACCTGCTTCACCAGTCTGATGCCAACACGCTGATACTTGTAGACGGCGTACGGGAAAAGGATGAGTACATCAAAATCGTTCATCAGGTCTGCCCGGAGATAAAGGACTGCGCCCCGGGCGAATTAAACGCCGAAAAAGCCCCATACCTTAAAAATATCGTGCACCTTGGAGAAGAAAAGATCCCGGGCATGTATAACTGGAATGACTTGCTGGAACTCGGCCAAAAGGTTTCGGATGCCGAACTGGCAGAAAGGTCCAAAAGCCTGGAGCCGGAGGATGTCATTATGATGCAGTACACCTCCGGAACCACCGGCTATCCCAAGGGCGTTATGCTGACCCATGGCAATCTGATTGGAAACGCCCAGAGCATGGCGGAAATCATGGCGCTCACCCCGGCGGACACCCTCTGCATTCCGGTGCCCCTGTTCCATTGTTTCGGATGCGTCATCGGCACCATGTGCTGCACGGTTTCAGGGGCAGCTATGGCGCCTATCACCGCTTTCAAGCCGGATGTGGTGATGGAGGCAGTGGATGCCCTTAAATGCACCGCACTTCACGGGGTCCCCACCATGTTCATTGCCGATCTGGAAGAAATGGAGAAAAAGTCCTATGATACCGCGGCGCTGCGAACCGGGGTGATGGCCGGCTCCACCTGCCCGGTGGAGGTCATGAACGGGGTTATCAGTAAAATGGGGGCTGAGGAATTGACCATTGTCTACGGGCAAACCGAAAGCTCACCCGGAATCACCCAGACCCGGCGTGATGATTCCATGAATATCCGCACTGAAACCGTGGGCCGGGCACTTCCCAATGTGGAGGTCAAAATCGCGGATACCGCCACCGGCGAAACCCTTCCCCCGGGGGAGACCGGCGAACTTTGCAGCCGCGGCTATCACATCATGAAAGGCTACTACAAGATGCCGGAAAAAACCGCGGAAGCCATTGACGAAGATGGATGGCTCCATACCGGGGATTTGGCCAGCATGGATGAAGAGGGCAACTGCACCATCCAGGGACGGTTAAAAGACATGATCATCCGGGGGGGAGAAAACATTTATCCCAGAGAGATCGAAGAGTTTTTTTACACCCATCCCCAGGTCAAAGATGCCCAGGTCGTCGGGGTGCCAAGCAAGAAATACGGGGAGGAGGTCGCCGCCTTTATCCAGGTGAAAAACGGCAGCAGCATCAGCGAAGATGATATCCGCAGTTTCTGCAAGGAAAACATCGCCTATTACAAGATTCCGCGGTTTATCTACTTTGTCGACGAATTTCCCACCACCGCCAGCGGCAAAATCCAGAAATTCAAGCTCCGGGAAATTGCCACCCATGACATGAATTAA
- a CDS encoding 4Fe-4S binding protein has translation MTYPSIPPARKKKIKKLLSLMNKQNDRFFLIAQPLVEMMDMSVTDSELDFLLKMGLGHYDYEAAKSAADMADVEFESFFDPIKRKGLVHIESGAKGNATYRLNAIAVGWYEAQTHYLMGKPEEKLFSEKFLEFVKFFQKFNFTPLRDMQNLVLRPVIKPSQSTGIIDPAIKGKSKKKVIPIQTEVSAPDSQVYPTHYINSLIEEFGGQGAICVFPCICRHANKLVDSPCTYGMPEDSCIAFGDMANAWANYGYGRNISAPEAMEILKTVREKGAVHHVIHEKDNPDLPVLAICNCCWDCCGILKSYNMGAMPLKYKSYYVARIKADADCKGCGTCEKYCPTTAIRVKDKRSVLNPDRCIGCGQCAYQCVKNNIELVPAERTVYLPMLKRSEVRISV, from the coding sequence ATGACATACCCATCCATTCCACCCGCCAGGAAGAAAAAAATTAAGAAGCTGCTTTCCCTGATGAACAAGCAAAACGACCGGTTTTTCCTGATTGCCCAGCCGCTTGTGGAAATGATGGATATGTCCGTAACGGATTCGGAACTCGACTTTTTGCTGAAAATGGGGCTGGGCCATTATGATTATGAAGCCGCAAAATCGGCTGCGGATATGGCTGATGTGGAATTTGAGTCCTTTTTTGACCCAATCAAGCGAAAAGGGCTGGTGCATATCGAATCCGGCGCTAAGGGCAATGCAACCTATCGATTAAATGCCATTGCCGTGGGATGGTATGAGGCCCAGACCCATTACCTGATGGGAAAGCCGGAGGAGAAGCTGTTTTCCGAAAAATTTCTGGAGTTTGTGAAGTTTTTCCAGAAATTCAACTTCACCCCGCTGCGCGATATGCAGAATTTGGTGCTCCGCCCGGTTATAAAGCCCTCCCAGAGCACCGGGATCATTGACCCGGCCATAAAAGGCAAAAGCAAAAAGAAGGTCATACCGATTCAGACCGAGGTGTCAGCCCCGGATTCCCAGGTTTATCCCACCCATTACATCAACTCGCTGATCGAGGAATTCGGCGGACAGGGCGCGATTTGCGTGTTCCCGTGCATCTGCCGGCATGCCAACAAACTGGTGGATAGTCCCTGCACCTATGGCATGCCCGAAGACTCCTGCATTGCGTTCGGGGATATGGCCAATGCCTGGGCAAACTACGGGTATGGACGTAACATTTCGGCCCCGGAGGCCATGGAGATTTTAAAGACCGTGCGGGAAAAAGGGGCTGTTCACCATGTGATCCATGAAAAGGATAATCCGGATCTGCCGGTCCTGGCAATCTGCAACTGCTGCTGGGATTGCTGCGGCATTTTAAAGTCCTATAATATGGGCGCAATGCCGCTGAAATATAAGAGCTATTATGTCGCCCGCATCAAAGCGGATGCGGATTGCAAGGGGTGCGGCACCTGTGAGAAATACTGCCCGACAACCGCGATTCGCGTAAAGGATAAACGCTCGGTTCTGAATCCGGACCGGTGTATCGGCTGCGGGCAGTGCGCCTATCAATGCGTAAAGAATAATATTGAACTGGTGCCGGCCGAGCGGACGGTTTACCTGCCGATGCTCAAAAGATCCGAGGTCCGTATTTCGGTTTGA
- a CDS encoding four helix bundle protein, whose amino-acid sequence MFCIQIEIAIGIGIEKNMTLGHEKLDVYRLSIGYVAWVYEKADSLNGVHRPARDQWLRASQSIPLNIAEGNGKTAEVDRRRYFEIARGSALECAAIQDVLVVGKALDKMESRNRKDELDRMAAMLSRLGGRGYQVREEQEVYSIDFDPDSDFDSDFDSDFDPDSEENESQF is encoded by the coding sequence TTGTTCTGTATCCAAATCGAAATCGCTATCGGGATCGGGATCGAAAAAAATATGACCCTTGGACACGAAAAACTGGACGTCTATCGCCTTTCAATAGGCTACGTTGCATGGGTTTACGAGAAGGCCGACAGCCTGAACGGAGTCCATCGGCCCGCCCGGGATCAATGGCTTCGGGCCAGCCAGTCGATACCGCTCAATATCGCCGAAGGTAATGGCAAGACCGCGGAAGTTGACCGAAGGCGTTATTTCGAAATCGCTCGTGGCTCCGCGCTTGAGTGCGCGGCGATTCAAGATGTGCTGGTTGTCGGCAAGGCGCTGGACAAGATGGAAAGCCGGAACCGCAAGGATGAACTCGACCGTATGGCCGCGATGCTCAGCCGTCTCGGCGGAAGAGGATACCAAGTTCGAGAGGAGCAGGAAGTCTACAGCATCGATTTCGATCCCGATAGCGATTTCGATTCCGATTTCGATTCCGATTTCGATCCCGATAGCGAAGAAAACGAATCCCAATTTTAG
- a CDS encoding ATP-binding protein: MTTHFAPAERLDDEAIHRQLQKLQDHSILSRLCESMLNAVAILNRNRQIVYCNRSFAAFAGYERIDALYAKRPGEILDCVHATETAGGCGTAEACAVCGAVNAVLEAQQGEITIKEANIRRAGGKEDANLELKASPMYQDNELFVILSISDISDRTRRRSLERVFFHDLMNTASALKIILEELVFEQAAPSPPAELKSQALNGITQLMEQIKEQQGLLAAENAQLNLNIRSARSRHLLSEVAAYYEHFEIARDRNIIIAEETADIEFETDRTLIFRVLGNMTKNALEACQPGETVTLACEKQDAGIAFKVHNPGVIPRKVQFQLFQRAFSTKAEGRGLGTYSMKLLTEHYLGGRISYTTSSKKGTCFRAWHPLRFKDMANLQ, encoded by the coding sequence ATGACAACCCATTTTGCCCCGGCCGAACGGCTGGATGACGAGGCGATCCATCGCCAATTGCAGAAGCTGCAGGATCATTCCATTTTATCCCGGCTCTGCGAATCCATGTTAAATGCCGTTGCCATTCTTAACCGAAACCGGCAGATCGTCTACTGCAACCGCAGTTTTGCCGCATTTGCCGGCTATGAAAGGATAGATGCGCTCTATGCCAAACGGCCCGGCGAAATCCTTGACTGTGTTCATGCCACAGAAACAGCCGGCGGATGCGGCACCGCCGAGGCGTGCGCAGTCTGCGGCGCTGTGAACGCCGTTCTGGAAGCCCAGCAGGGGGAAATCACGATCAAAGAGGCCAATATCCGGCGGGCCGGCGGCAAAGAGGATGCCAATCTGGAATTAAAAGCAAGCCCCATGTATCAGGACAATGAATTATTCGTCATACTTTCAATTTCCGATATAAGCGACCGGACCCGAAGGCGGTCGCTGGAGCGCGTCTTTTTTCATGATCTGATGAACACGGCCTCGGCCCTGAAAATTATCCTGGAAGAACTGGTTTTCGAGCAGGCCGCGCCGTCACCCCCGGCTGAGCTTAAAAGCCAGGCTTTAAACGGAATTACACAATTAATGGAACAGATCAAAGAGCAGCAGGGGCTTTTGGCGGCTGAAAATGCGCAATTGAACTTAAATATCCGGTCCGCCCGATCCCGGCATCTTCTTTCCGAAGTTGCCGCCTACTATGAACATTTTGAAATCGCCAGGGACCGAAACATCATTATCGCGGAAGAAACCGCGGATATTGAATTTGAAACCGATCGCACGCTCATTTTCCGGGTCCTCGGCAACATGACGAAAAACGCCCTGGAGGCCTGCCAGCCAGGTGAAACGGTAACCCTTGCCTGTGAAAAACAGGACGCGGGCATCGCGTTCAAAGTGCATAATCCCGGGGTTATTCCCCGAAAGGTCCAGTTTCAGCTTTTCCAGCGCGCATTTTCCACCAAAGCTGAAGGGCGGGGACTTGGCACTTACAGCATGAAGCTCTTAACCGAGCATTATCTGGGGGGCCGCATATCCTATACCACGAGTTCGAAAAAAGGCACCTGTTTCCGCGCCTGGCATCCCCTGCGCTTTAAAGACATGGCAAACCTGCAGTGA
- a CDS encoding AarF/UbiB family protein — protein sequence MKQIYRKLTPAASLGINGAKRITHTAFVLGRTGFDWILGPRLTTPELARQAFERMGATYIKLGQLIASSPSLFPAPYVREFQKCLDQTDPMPFPAMEKILTKELGADYIPAVFSHIDPEPLASASIAQVYTARLATGEDVVIKIQRPGVQDILVTDLNFLYYAACILERLVPRLRHASLAGILSEIRQTVLEECDFIKEAENIKIFKDFLTTGGHQMVVVPRVYHQASSRRVLTMERFHGIQMTDRETFLQSTDQPQKILSSAFNTWLQSISECEIFHADLHAGNIMILADNRVGFIDFGIVGRISDKTKKAVNSLIMAMMVADFKSMAEAMLTIGMTGKTVNTGQLAEDLAALYAADSAPAGDDPFVFADNPAAPDPFLLEIVRIAEVHGIRFPREFTLLLKQVLYFDAYADLLFDVDDFLMDDFLEDTMDWQDSGTSSE from the coding sequence ATGAAACAAATCTACAGAAAACTGACGCCGGCCGCCTCACTCGGCATAAATGGCGCCAAACGGATCACGCACACGGCCTTTGTGCTGGGGCGCACCGGATTTGACTGGATTCTGGGCCCCCGGCTGACAACCCCTGAGCTTGCCCGGCAGGCGTTTGAACGGATGGGGGCCACCTACATCAAACTGGGCCAGCTCATCGCCAGCTCCCCTTCCTTATTTCCAGCGCCCTATGTCCGGGAGTTTCAGAAATGCCTGGATCAGACCGATCCAATGCCTTTTCCGGCCATGGAGAAAATCCTGACCAAAGAACTGGGGGCTGATTACATTCCGGCGGTTTTTTCCCATATTGACCCGGAGCCGCTGGCCTCCGCCTCCATTGCCCAGGTCTATACCGCTCGTCTTGCCACCGGCGAAGATGTGGTGATCAAAATACAAAGACCCGGGGTTCAGGATATTTTGGTCACTGATCTCAATTTCCTTTATTATGCGGCCTGCATCCTTGAGCGCCTGGTCCCCCGGCTCCGGCATGCCTCCCTTGCCGGCATTCTGTCAGAGATCCGTCAAACCGTGCTGGAGGAGTGCGATTTTATTAAAGAGGCCGAAAACATTAAAATATTTAAGGACTTCCTGACCACCGGCGGACATCAGATGGTGGTCGTGCCCCGGGTCTATCACCAGGCCTCTTCCAGGCGGGTTCTTACCATGGAGCGGTTCCACGGCATTCAAATGACCGATCGCGAGACATTTCTTCAATCGACCGATCAGCCGCAGAAAATCCTTTCTTCCGCTTTTAATACCTGGCTGCAGAGCATATCCGAATGTGAAATCTTTCATGCCGACCTGCACGCCGGAAACATCATGATTCTAGCCGACAACCGGGTCGGATTTATTGACTTCGGCATTGTCGGCCGGATTTCGGATAAGACCAAGAAAGCGGTCAACTCATTGATAATGGCCATGATGGTGGCGGATTTTAAATCCATGGCCGAGGCCATGCTCACCATCGGCATGACCGGTAAGACCGTTAACACCGGGCAGCTGGCCGAAGACCTGGCAGCCCTGTACGCGGCAGACTCGGCCCCCGCCGGGGATGATCCCTTTGTTTTTGCAGACAATCCCGCCGCACCGGATCCTTTCCTGCTTGAAATCGTTCGCATCGCGGAAGTCCACGGTATCCGGTTTCCGCGTGAATTCACCCTGCTGTTAAAGCAGGTGCTCTATTTTGACGCTTACGCGGACCTTTTATTTGATGTGGATGATTTTCTAATGGATGACTTCCTGGAGGATACGATGGACTGGCAGGATTCCGGAACTTCTTCTGAGTAA